GATTTGGTCTGATTTTACTCTACTACGGTTTGATTTTTTcgatttcaattttgaaaatctttgatCCAAAATCAACCCATATTATTATAGTTCAGTCCAATTTTTATTGTAATACGGTCTGATTTATACAGTCGGTTATATACGATTTATataatgaattaaattaattttgttcgACTATAAATATTAGTTTAGAGACAAAGAAAAagtatcaatttattaaaataattatgaatttaaagtaaTACTAAAAATTTTTTATCTGGTAACAATaagtaaatatataatttgattgtgCTATTATATTACAAATGATTAGAGGCTCAATCCACTTGTATGATCAATAtccataaaaatcatattttaagtaTAATACGGTCGGTTCGGTTTACTCGGTTTTTTGGGAGTCAAAACCATAAACCGAACTGaataatcaaattttaaaaaatttaaaccgAAACCGGTCGAAACACCAAAAAACCCAAaccaaaaaaattgaaatttttcagTTCGGCCAGTTTTTCCGGGTTTAACCAAATTATACCCACCCctagacctatctagacttctcctgcacacttagttaactcgTTAGAtcataataaatctaacttaacttactttgtcattcatcaaaacctaagttagaccattagtgcaacctacaccaacacttcctacatcctagatcttaagatctactccattgcgaaagaaatacaaccaagagacaagaaataaaacattctacaactcaaaacataaaaagaagaggagagaatgcTTATCCATGTAGCACTGGTCTTCTTGGAAGTAATCCTTGCTCCAAAGGTGGACGGATTGGCAAAaatgaagcttctagggttccccAAAGGGGGAAGAACCCTTCTCCAAGAAATGGGACGGAGCCCTAAGCtaaagatgagtgaaaaggggagaaaacccccttttataaCACTAGGCACTACCCCTACCTTGGTCATGTCATGACCGTGCCTTTTGGCATGGGCAGAGCATGAATGGACTAGAGAAAGGAGGCACAGTTGTGTgatttcacacggccatgtgtcaTGGCCGTGTCTTCCTTGTAATTCCTTTTAGCACATTTTAACCTCATTTTCTTGGGTTGAAGTCTAAattaaagttgtagatcttgaagttagctataTTTTGGTGTAAAGATCAGCCtaaaactccaaccgagcaaaaTGTTATGACCTTTTTACTTTTAGTGTGTAGTGCAGAAAATGCAAAATTTGACATGGCTGTCTCAAGGCTATGATTCACTTGTGAAGCCTTTTAGCATATCTAAATGTGGTATTCTCTAGTTGAagtctgaagaaaagttgtaaaTCTTAAAGTTACTACATTTTGGTATAAAGATTAACCCTAACTCTAACTGACCAAAAAGTTATGATATTTTTACTTTTACTCTACAATGTTAAAAAAGACATGGTCGCGCCTAAAAGACACAACCATGCATGTGAAACACTGGTTTGTGCTATAtttttcacatggtcgtgcctcatAAGTACAATCTAGATATTTTGGAGGCTTTAGATTCCATTTTAGCTTCGTTTTCCTTCAAATGTCTTCAGTAGGAACATGCCCATGTCAAGGAACATGATTAGAGCATATTCCTTGATTAAATCTCCAATTTGAAGGTCTTTTGAAAGTATTTTCCTTCATATATGTTTCATGTGAGCATGCTCCTTCCTTTGACTTCACGGTTTAAGGCTTTTCCATTTTTACTCCTAAAACACAtcatatcaatcaaaataagcaaaaaaTAGATCtctgaataaaaagagtagaaatatgatattataatgaaatagagtacaataaacatagattgtGCTTATGAAATACAAATAGATGTGTGTTAAAGTATGCCAAAAAATCACACACATCAGTGGACATATGAGTGTTTTATTGACTAAATTAATTGCTTAATAAAAGCAAAATATATACTCACATATCCACTACATATTTCTAGTCCTTGTCATGATTGTGATGACTAAGTGAATCCAACAAATAAACCGCCTCCTTATAAGGATCTAGGATAGTGAGAATTCAATGACAATTATGCACAAACCACATAATTAGGGCATACATATTtcaataaattatcaaaaaaataaattaaaattgatattataaTTCTTATTTATCCAACATTATGTGGCACTAAAACCAATTGATTTCTTGATGCATGACTTAGCTTATTTGCCAAAACACTTGCTCTTTCATTCAAGTACTCGATTTTGATATTTTTGTCGAGTCGGGTCACACATGGCATATATGGGATTGCGTGTGGATTCACAAATCTAAATTTTTCGACCTTGTTATCTTTTTTCATTTGTTTATAAATATGTCTACCATTTCAAAAAGAAGAATGTTACAGATCCCATCCGAAAGCGGAGAAGATGGCTGGTTGGGAAGGTGGGTCTGATGTTGACTGCTTGAAGACTTCGATTCAACAAAAGTGGCTCTGAGTGATCCTGCGTGTCAAAAGGAGCATTAGTGATTgggtcagggaaggggtccctcaCGTAGGTCttctgatgctcaagttagtgattAAGTCGAATAGATGAATAGTAGTCTCAACAGTAATTATGAGTGTGTAAAATTACGCAGCATCGCGTACCTTCGCCTGTAGATGGAGACCCTCTTTTATAGTGTTACTATTTTATCTATGCATGAATCTCAAAGCGTTTCCAAAGAAGAATAGACCATAAAGATGCTTTGACACCTTTCCCAAAATGAACCCGCAATCTATGTGTTTggcaaagaggaagcttctaatGTATATCTTGCATGCAGAATATTCTTTGTCCTCCATGGGATAAGATGGCAAAAAGAAATATGAGGTCGTTGAATTGCGGGACCCACTGTATGCTTACACATCAAGCTGATCAAGTTTCTCCTGTGACTCGATCGACAATTGCTCATAAGGACCAGCCGATTGGACTTATAGAGTGTTGTCGTGAACTCATCTTTCACTCAACCTATATGTTTAGCCAAAGGGTTTAATCGGACTGGGCGTCCATTCTATCCGATCGGACTATAGCTCTAATCGACTAGACTACTCGACCCAGCTAGTTAATCGTGCTATCTTCAAGTGGCAAATAAGTCTTGGCTCTAGAGAGTGTTGACTCGTCTTGAGTTATTCATCAATATTTAAAGATTCGGTGTTTAACCGACCCAATGGTCCGGTTGGATAACCTGATGGACTCAGCATCCGACCGGCCAATGGTTCGGTTTGATAACCTGATGGACTTGGCATGCGACTTGCCTAATGGTCTGGTAGGATAACCTCTCAGTCGTAATGATCTACTACACTGACTTCAAAGGTTGACCTTTCCTTAACTTTGATCACCATGTCAGCTAACCCTTTTGATTTTGACCCAACTCGAAAGCTCCACATCATTCACCGTATCCGTTACAATGCTAAATTAATAAAGTTTATACAATTTAAATGCTAAACaaatagaagaagaagacttaCCATATGTAAATCACTATACAATTGGCAGATATGGGCTCCAAATGATAAAAAGGATTGATGTCTTCAAGGTGCACAAGAAGTTCGTAATCATTgtcaaagaaatcatgataaaaaatcattgatatatttttttcatcATCTACAGCATGCTTACAATAACAATATAATAGATGTAATGATCTTGGCACACTTGATGAAATAATAGGATTATTTCTTTGGACAATACTTATTTTCCTGTGAGgcttctaaaaattttaaatgcacaCATGTTAGGTgcaatactattttttttttataatttaactctaaatataatatgatatttacCTCATCTTGTATCACTACCAAGTGAGTTGGCCAACCCAAATGTGTTCCTATAGCATCACTAATTGTATTACATTCATTTGGAATTGGAAATGACAAATGTGTTAATTTCTCCATAGCCTTATTAATGGAGACGTGTATACAATTTATGGGTAATGGAACACCATGAAGTAATTTATCAACCGCATTGACATGAACAATTATATAACATAGACAACAATTTTGGTCTTAGaatccaatgtcaatgcaactgatttACCCTAGAAGCCAAATAATCATGTTATAAATTAATGCAACTCATAGTTTCAATAGTAGTAGGAAATATAACCACAACTAAATATGTACTTGGAAGAAATCATCATTGCTCAAATTTGCATGTCATCATCATCCAATGTTTCAATATTTGGGACATTCTTTTCGGTATCGATTGTTTTTCTTCACTCATGGGATGCAACTTTACTGAGCAACTACCTTATTCATCAATATCTATGTCACATGCACCCTTTTTCAACATTGCTTCAAGTTTCTATATGCATTCATCTTGATCTGATATGCGTGTATTTTGTTCGACGATGTGTGCATTTTGCTCTACAATTAATATCTTTTCCTCCATCAATTACCTTTGCTGAAGGATTAAATGGTCATCAAAAAGAGGATTCTTCCATATTCTACCAACATTAAACTAGAATGTTTGAGTGATATGGCCTTCAACATCTCTCACACACCCAGAATGTTCATCTGAAGCAAGTGTGTTTGAAAGGATTTTTTTCCCCTCTTCAAAGTGCAACTTACCCTCCCATTTTTGTTGCAcataatcatcctgtcatgcaCAAGAAAACAAATAATTACTAAAAATAGTTTTATTGCCATGTATTTGAAAATGGTAAATACTAACACTAATTATAGTATCAAATGTCCTCATTTTTTCACCAAATATCAAacaaatttattaagtataataaACATGCGTTTCAACTTTAGACTGAATAATATTTCTATTTAAAAAGTATTATCTTAAGAAAAATAATGTAGATAATGTACATCAGAGGGGTTGAATGAGAGAGGAAAGGCAACGGAAAATAAAAGCTTAAGGCCTCTTCCATTTTGTCTATGGGAGAAAATAAAAGTACCTATTTTTTTTGCCATGCTCATGAGGTTTTCAAACTAGCTAGCTGTCCAATGTTCACGAAAGCTCCATTATTATAATACTAATCTAAAAAATGTTGTTGcaacaagaataaaaaaaattgaaacgtTGGGGATGCAAGAAGATTGTTGAATCACAAGTCACTATAAAATTTTCCATTGGTTGTCATGTATTCAGCCACACAACAACATAAATGTCTCACTAGGAAATTTTATCCAACAAACCATCATTAAAAATAAAGTTTGGAACGAGGCATAATGAGCTTGCTTGCAATTTTTTTTATTGCTATTTTCAAATCATCGCCTTTAAGTTGCCCCTTCCTATTGACCTGCCCTTTCTTCCAAATAATAGCTCTATTAATCTcatcatcatcacataattcatctCCCTACAACCAAAATGTATGATATAAACAAATTTAGAAGTCACATTACTAGATTTAGTAGGAATAATATATAGGTAGATTCCGGAattatcactacaagaaaaaagcccaacaacaacggtttttcaccgttgttgtAGCCCCTTTTCGACTGTTGTTAAAGGTCGTGTTGTTAAAaagggtgcccaaagacaacagtttttaaccgttgtcttagaaggcaaagacaacagttttacaacggtgaaaaaccgttgtcttttcattcaacgaCAACAGTTGTTCACCGTTGTTTTTGAGCGTATGcctaggctcttcaacaacagttttgaactgtctacgacaacgactaaaaaccgttgtctttttctCTAATGACATCGatttgacaacggttaaaaatcgttaTCTTTTTAGCGAACAATGTTAATTAACATCAGtttgacaatgatttttcactgttgtcttttaacgccattgacaacagtttgacatatttaaactgatgtctttgggtacaatatacaacattttgataataaataaaaaacttattaatcttttcctactcaacggtttataaaaaacatcatcatccagtgcaaatttcatccagtgcaaatttcattgataaaaaatctacaatccaaacataatcaatatttacaatgcaaatttcattaaagtaccaaacatcatcatccaaacatcattaaagtaccaaacatcaacattcaaacatcacaaaagtttacaaaaCTACATAATACCCATAataatatatcacacatatatataaagtccaaaatatcttgttttgttggatcaagtcttctctacctgtgcatcttctaaatagcctgtgcatcttctaaacaccatatcgataactgcagccttttctggtttctcctccctcctagcttctcttttcttctcctttctgagTACGGGAtcattatcttttccctgaggtaaatagcatatgattgcaagttaagtcatttcccaggagtaaatggcataaagatgatgatgacaAAGAGGCTGTACACAATTGAATATGATAACAATATTTCTTTCTAGGCACAAACTAAAATTACTGCATACCTCAATTTCAGTTCAAGttatctacaaaatatcattgatcaagaacctacaatccaaacatcattaaagtaccaaacatctaCATCCAAACATCgaagtttacaaaactaaatagtacccataacaatatatcacacatatatatgccaaagtatcttgttttgttggatcaaatTTTCTCTacttgtgcatcttctaaacaccctTTTACTTCAtgtgaaaataaaaatcatatgattttaatccaattcaacaacaacaagtctAGCTAGTCTCCAGTAATATAGAGCTTTAGAGTTTGCAAAGTATATAACAAAAACGGGCTaacaaggttttttttttttcattgtgatATACTCTAAATTAAACTTCTCATAAAGTATATTCCTCATTAAATTTGTGTCCTCACCTTAAGAAAATCTGGAATATACTATTTTAAAGTCATGAACACATTAAGCTGTTCACCACGTGCATCTTCCTTACAGTAGCTACAATAACCTGAAGAACCTGAAGAAGACTCTTCAAAGGACTGCCAGTTGGCATCGTTAACTTGTATGTTGAAGTTCCAAGTAAAAAGCCTCCAGAAGCTATAACCATGCAAAATGTTGAAATCCCAAATCCAATTGCCCAGCTGACATTTTGTTGTATCCAAACTATGAAAGTACCAGAAAAGAGCACTCCTAACATGGAACATACATAAAAGTAACTGAAGAAGGATACTTTCTTTCTCATTTCTATCGGTTTCTCCTCATTAAATTGGTCTGCACCAAAGGGCAGCAAGGCTGCTCTGGTTCCACCAGTCCCAAAGGCAATAACATATAACCCAGAAAAGAACACAAACGTTTGGAATGCAGTTGCAGGTTGACATGAATTTCCATCACATGAAGGAGGTGTTAATGATGGAATAGTGGCAGATAAAGTAACAATCACCAACCCCTACAGACATTAGAAAGCAAAACCATAGCATTATTATGATAACTAACAAATATTTCAAGAACATTTAGTGAAATGTTTTGAGTGTAGTTTACATACAAGTAGGTACAATATGATGGATATTACAATTGTCCTGTAATTTCCCAAATAGGTGTCAGCGAGGAGGCCACCGAGCAGTGGTGTGAAATATGTAGTTCCACCCCAAAAGGAAACATTTGCAGCACTTGAAGAAATAGGCCAATGAAGGACAGAACCAAGATACAAAACTAAGTTTATGCCAATGCCATTGAAAGCAATACCTTCCAGGAACGAAaatgctgcaacatcaacatagcATATTACTAACGTTCAAGTATTTAGGAATATatgattgttcaattaattttcaTAGGATGTACAACAAGATATTGTTAGTATCCGTTCTTGATAAGACAAAGGCTATCACATAAAGTATGAGAAAAATATAATCGATACTTACCTAAGATTATTGGTGGTGCCTTGGATATAGAAGTTACACTTTGTGGCTCAGATCTTTGATCGATCTCCTCAGAATCATTGTCTTCAAAATGCCTTGATGATTGGCTCTGCAATGAGTGTCCAGGTAACTAGTAAGTAATGAACTAGTATCTCGTTTTGCCAGTCCATACGAGATCATCATACTTCTAGAATCTAGTCACAGTAAAAGCACTCCAAATACTATTGCATGATATTTTGTTTAACTTTTTCAAATATACATAAAGGGAAACAATGATGTAGCTAGGATTGTCCGAGTTAGATCAGTATCGGCAATAGTCTGTctcattttgtttttaaaaaacaatcatcatctcacaaaattgagaagttttttaaaaaggaGAGATTTAAAGCAATTAACTAGAAATTAGTTAGATTAGATTAGAAAATTGACACAACTCACTAAAATTTGGTTAAATTGAGAATTAAAATGATGAAACCGTGTTTAATTTGGTCAAAGTGAGATGGCTTTGAAGAACTTGATCAATCTATCCTTTCCTTCAATCCCACTTGATTTTTATAGAACTCATAGGAAGGAGAGAGAATCTTTACTTCCTTCATGAACTTGGTTATCCTTGCCACAACTCTAAGATTCACGATAAGATAAAGGAACAATGGCTTATAGAACTTCAAAGGAAGGAGAGAAAATCTTTACTGCACTTGTAAAATTAGTCATCCTCACAACAACTCAAGGTGCACCAATCAAGGAACAATGGTTTACCCTGTAAAAATTATCCACAAATAAAGGTAAACCTCATGAATCTACGcatataaaaataagaaattccgCCCAAATGCCCATTGAGATAGATGTTCTGCAGATCGAGCAACTGaggttttaaaaaaggaaaaataagggaAAGAGAATATAGATGAAGCAAAAGTGCAGGAAAAATACAGAAATTTCAACCATGGAATGGATGTATTAACCCTAGACGGCAAAGACTTCTTAGGAACCCACTATCGAATTTACCAACCTATAAGAGCAAGTAAAACAAAACAAATTCAAGTTCCTTCAGAGGTCGGAACAAGATTTAATTGCTAAATCGCCATCTTTATTCATGATGAGCATGAATAAAACGACAATGAAAAAAGCGGTAGGAAAGGAGATCTGAGAGCCACCTTATCCAGCAGAGGACTTCTTTCGCCACTTTCCAAAGAAACTCCATCATCGTTCTCCATGGATTTGAAGCTAGCCAAGGAGGATGGTTAAAGCCCCTCCAGTTGGGGATTTTTCATCATCGTCCTCTCTGGATCATGCAGCCTCTGTTGCTGATCCCCCTGGTTGCTCCTACGCTTGTGGTCTCTGTTGCCCATCTCTCTCCCTCCCCGCGACTGGTTCGCTACGAGTCGTGAAGGGCGatgggtttagggcttggagaggaaaggagaaggggcagcaggtttagggcttggagaggaaggagaaaaaaaaaacgtGAAGTAGGTGATAAGCTTTTGACTTACAGCGGCAGAAGTACGGATCTCCCTGTACATTTCTACTTCATCAGGAAAAGCGTGATCAAGCTCCTCAAAGAGATGCTTTCGAAGGCTCTATTACCATAGTAAAGATCATGAGCCAATGCAATGATATgcaacaattaaaaaaaaaaaggttaatcAGAACATATTGTATAAAAGCTATCGGCATTAAAGTTATTCCAAACTAAGAAATTATAGCTGATCACCCTCTCAGTTGAGAAAGCATAATACATGAATCAACAAGATTAGTGAAATTCAGGAGAACTAAAGCAGGACATAACAGGACTTGAGCATAATAGAGAGTATTAGTACAACATATATCATCAAAAAAATGCAACTTGAAAATTTCATTTTATGCAGAaaagacaaataaaataaaatctatacatatatatatatatatatagggaattAAAGTATCAGATTAATATTGGAAGAGCAATGCATTAAGATATAAATCAATCTTCCAATTTTAGAGGTGAtttgaatggtagaaaaaaaAATGTGGACTCCTTAAGATTGTAAGGTCAACAAACAAGTTATTACATAGCCATAAATATGGAAAAACTTCTGCCAAACAGAAATAAATATGAGGATTGATCTGAAACTCAGTATACATTCATTTCTAGTTGAATCAATATCCATATCATCAATTATTTTGGAGAATTTTTAatcccctcgggacggtctagtggctagcacataaaGTGTTGTCATCATCAGGTTTGGGGGGAATGTGGCAGCAAAAAAttttgaggagagggaaagaaaaaacgcgGCGGCAAAAAATGACGAAGGGAAaaaacggcgaaggaaaaaaataatggtattcaacaacacttaatagacaacggttttcaaaaactgttgtcgtaatcccaaaaaaaacgcacatagacaacaattttcaaaaactgttgtcatagcatttaaaaatcgttgtcgtagacccaaaaaaacataaatagacaacggtttttagaaaccGTTGTCCTAAGCAAAAAAAAActactaaaagacaacggtttatattaaaaccattgttaaaaagtaaaaagacaacggtttggcataaaaccgttgtcgtttgagtgttgttgaatgaggattttcttgtagtgtatatTTATTGAATTTAGTAGGAATACTTATTATTTCATCAACAAAACGTGCATATCATTTACAAGCAAGTTGATGGGGGTATAAGTTctgctttcttctcttcttttgttCATCAATAACTTTCTAGTTAATTGAGCATTCCTCATATATATTagattttaatataaataatGGATCGTGGcgaacttattttaaaataacaAATTAAGGATCTTACCTTGAAGTCTTCAGACATGCGACTGAT
This region of Zingiber officinale cultivar Zhangliang chromosome 9A, Zo_v1.1, whole genome shotgun sequence genomic DNA includes:
- the LOC122021133 gene encoding protein NRT1/ PTR FAMILY 8.4-like, with protein sequence MENDDGVSLESGERSPLLDKSQSSRHFEDNDSEEIDQRSEPQSVTSISKAPPIILAFSFLEGIAFNGIGINLVLYLGSVLHWPISSSAANVSFWGGTTYFTPLLGGLLADTYLGNYRTIVISIILYLLGLVIVTLSATIPSLTPPSCDGNSCQPATAFQTFVFFSGLYVIAFGTGGTRAALLPFGADQFNEEKPIEMRKKVSFFSYFYVCSMLGVLFSGTFIVWIQQNVSWAIGFGISTFCMVIASGGFLLGTSTYKLTMPTGSPLKSLLQVLQVIVATVRKMHVVNSLMCS